One window of the Camelina sativa cultivar DH55 chromosome 1, Cs, whole genome shotgun sequence genome contains the following:
- the LOC104789716 gene encoding putative kinase-like protein TMKL1: protein MGMEVLRFLHVSFFFFVLILHCHCGTSLSGSSDVKLLLGKIKPSLQGNSESLLLSSWNSSVPVCQWRGVKWVFADGSPLQCSSDLSSPQWTNSSLFNDSSLHLLSLQLPSANLTGSLPREIGGFSMLQSVFLNINSLSGSIPLELGYTSSLSDIDLSGNTLSGVLPASIWNLCDKLVSFKIHGNNLSGVLPEPALPNSTCGNLQVLDLGGNKFSGEFPEYITRFKGLKSLDLSNNVFEGLVPEGLAVLQLESINLSHNNFSGMLPDFGESKFGAESFKGNSPSLCGLPLKPCLGSSRLSPGAVAGLVIGLMSGAVVVASLLIGYLQNKKRKSSIESEDDMEEGDEEDEIGEKEGGEGKLIVFQGGENLTLDDVLNATGQVMEKTSYGTVYKAKLSDGGNIALRLLREGTCKDRSSCLPVIRQLGRIRHENLVPLRAFYQGKRGEKLLIYDYLPNISLHDLLHESKPGKPALNWARRHKIALGIARGLAYLHTGQEVPVIHGNIRSKNVLVDDFFFARLTEFGLDKIMVQAVADEIVSQAKSDGYKAPELHKMKKCNPRSDVYAFGILLLEILMGKKPGKSGRNGNEYVDLPSLVKAAVLEETTMEVFDLEAMKGIRSPMEEGLVHALKLAMGCCAPVTTVRPTMEEVVKQLEENRPRNRSALYSPTETRSDAETPF, encoded by the exons ATGGGCATGGAAGTTTTGAGATTTCTtcatgtttctttcttcttctttgtgttgaTTCTTCACTGTCATTGTGGAACATCTCTCTCTGGCTCTTCTGATGTGAAGCTTCTTTTAGGAAAGATCAAGCCTTCACTACAAGGAAACAGTGAGAGCTTACTGTTGTCTTCTTGGAACTCATCTGTTCCGGTTTGTCAATGGAGAGGGGTTAAATGGGTATTTGCAGATGGGTCTCCTCTTCAGTGTAGTAGTGACCTGTCTTCACCACAATGGACTAACAGCTCTCTCTTCAACGACTCTTctcttcaccttctctctcttcagcttcCTTCGGCTAATCTCACTGGCTCACTCCCTAGGGAGATTGGTGGGTTCTCTATGCTTCAAAGTGTGTTCCTCAACATCAACTCTTTAAGTGGGTCAATCCCTCTTGAGCTTGGTTacacttcttctctctctgatATTGATTTGAGTGGTAATACCCTATCTGGGGTTTTGCCTGCTTCGATTTGGAACCTCTGTGATAAGCTTGTCTCTTTCAAGATTCATGGTAATAACTTGTCTGGGGTCTTGCCTGAGCCTGCTTTGCCAAATTCGACTTGTGGTAATCTCCAAGTTCTTGATTTGGGTGGTAATAAGTTCTCTGGTGAGTTCCCTGAGTATATAACTAGGTTTAAAGGTCTAAAGTCACTTGATCTTTCAAATAATGTCTTTGAGGGTCTTGTTCCTGAGGGTTTAGCTGTACTACAACTAGAAAGCATCAATCTTTCTCACAATAACTTCAGTGGGATGTTGCCAGATTTTGGTGAATCAAAGTTTGGAGCAGAATCATTCAAAGGGAACAGTCCTAGCCTTTGTGGTTTGCCTTTGAAACCTTGTCTTGGCTCCTCTAGGTTGAGTCcaggtgctgttgctggtctgGTGATTGGTTTAATGTCCGGGGCTGTTGTTGTGGCTTCGTTGTTAATAGGGTATTTgcagaacaagaagagaaagagtagTATAGAGAGTGAAGATGATATGGAAGAAGGTGATGAAGAGGATGAGATCGGTGAAAAAGAAGGCGGTGAAGGGAAGTTAATTGTGTTCCAAGGTGGTGAGAATCTGACATTGGACGATGTTTTGAATGCAACGGGGCAAGTTATGGAGAAGACTAGCTATGGTACAGTTTATAAGGCAAAGCTTAGTGATGGAGGGAATATTGCTTTGAGGCTGTTGAGAGAAGGTACTTGCAAGGATAGAAGTTCTTGTCTGCCTGTTATAAGGCAATTGGGGCGTATTCGGCATGAGAATTTGGTTCCTTTGAGAGCTTTCTATCAGgggaaaagaggagaaaagcTTCTCATCTATGACTATCTTCCTAACATAAGCTTACATGATTTGTTGCACG AAAGTAAACCTGGAAAGCCAGCTCTGAATTGGGCCAGGAGACACAAGATTGCACTTGGCATAGCGAGAGGACTTGCTTATCTTCATACTGGACAAGAAGTTCCTGTCATCCATGGAAATATTAGATCAAAGAATGTGCTTGTGGACGACTTTTTCTTTGCAAGGCTCACTGAGTTTGGACTTGACAAGATAATGGTACAGGCTGTAGCCGATGAGATCGTTTCACAGGCGAAATCCGACGGGTACAAAGCACCTGAACTTCACAAGATGAAGAAGTGCAATCCAAGGAGTGATGTTTACGCCTTTGGTATCCTTCTCTTGGAGATATTGATGGGTAAGAAACCAGGAAAGAGTGGAAGGAACGGTAATGAATATGTGGATCTACCTTCTTTGGTTAAAGCTGCGGTGTTGGAAGAGACGACAATGGAGGTTTTTGACTTGGAGGCTATGAAAGGAATTAGGAGCCCAATGGAAGAAGGTTTAGTTCATGCATTGAAGCTGGCAATGGGATGTTGTGCTCCTGTTACAACAGTTAGACCCACCATGGAAGAGGTTGTGAAGCAGTTGGAAGAGAACAGACCGAGGAATAGATCCGCATTGTACAGCCCAACAGAAACCAGGAGCGACGCCGAAACTCCATTTTGA
- the LOC104789709 gene encoding probable pectate lyase 10 has translation MAVFFSSRSFLALLATLIILALCVNASTIANETEELKSHSSSNSSTVDKLSNDDGAWNEHAVKNPEEVAAMVDMTIKNSTERRRLGFFSCATGNPIDDCWRCDRNWHLRRKRLANCAIGFGRNAVGGRDGRYYVVTDPSDHDAVNPRPGTLRHAVIQDRPLWIVFKRDMVITLSQELIMNSFKTIDGRGVNVAIAGGACITIQFVTNIIIHGINIHDCRRTGNAMVRSSPSHYGWRTMADGDAISIFGSSHIWIDHNSLSNCADGLVDAIMGSTAITISNNYMTHHNEVMLMGHSDSYTRDKMMQVTIAYNHFGEGLIQRMPRCRHGYFHVVNNDYTHWVMYAIGGSANPTINSQGNRFLAPGNPFAKEVTKRVGSWQGEWKQWNWRSQGDQMLNGAYFTRSGAAAPASYARASSLGAKPASVVRMLTYSSGALKCRYGMRC, from the exons ATGGCGGTCTTCTTTAGCAGCAGAAGCTTCTTAGCTCTCTTAGCAACTCTAATCATTCTAGCATTATGTGTGAATGCATCAACAAT AGCTAACGAAACAGAGGAGCTCAAGTCGCATAGCTCAAGTAATTCATCGACGGTTGATAA GTTATCTAACGATGACGGTGCATGGAACGAACATGCCGTTAAAAACCCAGAAGAAGTAGCTGCAATGGTCGATAT gACGATTAAGAACAGTACAGAGCGGAGGAGGTTAGGATTCTTCTCATGCGCCACCGGGAACCCAATCGACGACTGTTGGAGATGTGACCGGAACTGGCACCTCCGTCGTAAGCGTCTCGCGAACTGCGCGATCGGATTCGGTCGTAACGCAGTCGGAGGACGCGATGGTCGTTACTACGTCGTCACAGATCCGTCAGACCACGACGCGGTTAATCCTCGACCGGGAACGCTCCGTCACGCCGTGATCCAAGACCGTCCGCTATGGATCGTGTTCAAACGCGACATGGTGATAACTCTGAGCCAGGAGCTAATCATGAACAGCTTCAAAACGATCGATGGTCGTGGCGTGAACGTCGCGATCGCCGGCGGTGCTTGTATCACGATCCAGTTTGTGACGAACATTATCATCCACGGGATTAATATACATGATTGTAGAAGGACTGGTAACGCTATGGTTCGTAGCTCGCCGTCGCATTACGGGTGGAGGACTATGGCGGATGGTGATGCGATTTCGATTTTTGGATCGAGTCATATTTGGATTGATCACAATTCGTTGTCTAATTGTGCTGATGGATTGGTTGATGCGATTATGGGATCTACTGCTATTACTATCTCTAATAACTATATGACTCACCACAACGAG GTTATGTTGATGGGGCATAGTGATTCATACACCAGAGACAAGATGATGCAAGTGACCATAGCATATAACCATTTTGGGGAAGGGCTTATACAGAGAATGCCGAG GTGTAGACATGGTTATTTCCATGTTGTAAACAATGATTACACTCACTGGGTAATGTATGCAATTGGTGGAAGTGCTAACCCTACCATTAACAGCCAAGGCAATCGGTTCCTTGCCCCTGGTAACCCTTTTGCCAAAGAG GTGACGAAGAGGGTAGGTTCATGGCAAGGGGAATGGAAGCAATGGAACTGGAGATCACAGGGAGACCAAATGCTCAACGGTGCCTACTTCACTAGATCTGGAGCTGCTGCTCCTGCAAGCTATGCCAGAGCATCTAGCTTGGGAGCTAAACCAGCTTCCGTTGTAAGAATGCTTACCTACAGCTCCGGTGCCCTTAAATGCAGGTATGGTATGCGGTGTTAG
- the LOC104789722 gene encoding uncharacterized protein LOC104789722, which produces MAATEGPVFALISKRLRAHRKKYNKIVGLEESISQGKTLNKDQVEILRSKPIVTALIDELLKLRIPPPSGVAPEETTVSAKKKKQQKERKEEAEEENVEAKNDDEDCKISEDGEVSKDNTSPSESSQDVTPPPSNGKSRRRRRKAKKPQTSE; this is translated from the exons ATGGCCGCCACAGAAGGACCAGTCTTTGCTCTTATCAGCAAGCGTCTCCGTGCTCACCGCAAGAAATACAACAAAATTGTTGGGCTGGAAGAGTCGATCTCTCAGGGGAAAACCCTAAACAAGGATCAAGTAGAGATCCTCCGTTCGAAGCCAATCGTTACCGCCCTTATCGATGAACTCTTAAAGCTTCGTATTCCTCCTCCCTCCGGTGTTGCTCCAGAAGAGACCACCGTCTCtgctaagaaaaagaaacagcaaAAG GAACGTAAGGAGGAAGCTGAGGAGGAGAACGTAGAGGCCAAGAATGACGACGAGGATTGCAAGATCTCGGAAGATGGTGAAGTTTCGAAGGACAATACTTCTCCTAGCGAGAGCTCACAGGATGTTACGCCACCTCCGAGTAATGGGAAGTCACGAAGACGTAGACGGAAGGCGAAGAAACCTCAGACTTCGGAGTGA
- the LOC104707668 gene encoding uncharacterized protein LOC104707668: MSDRWARQNAEQAAVLAERRNVNKNVSLQTGEEFSMEFLKDHHHTPVQSPVVSGKTHNDGNRFGGDLYYHQNHLPGYDSAAARFHEMRRIESECPSSDAYDFGRDPRSSSIRVENGYVPHFSAYHNVGGENEVITRKAFGEINSNRGDVTGRSAPCAFLPERVQSNNYTGGGGGGGDFDRFGKVKFLCSFGGRIMPRSTDEKLKYVGGETHIISIRKNLSWEELKKKTSAICQQPHSIKYQLPGDELDSLISVSSDEDLQNMIEEYNGLERLEGSQRPRLFLIPIGEPERKVQQTTPDSQYAAAINSNAVVGQTLVGDTRYHVNNLDRNPSFRKQAPGQMLRLDTATMHPNPLFNGVQYNMPTYPSPPVSPSPFQQRDSNGVYSPFPGNNSSSESNNSFSPAQPETPSFEAIDSKYHQQRPLPSVNCQPNKHEAENLYGMQFQNGFNEKLVTPSSSHVDTLCFNPERSVNSGRVYSDKASMPEESKVSFSGSTNSNDSCLGIPHSYSDSTLEINGGHSNYFSQERQSPSSTLNFTKKQTQEKPVQVHRNNDLADRRTQSDILDMKSTEGGETMFKFSPRPGGPGLSGENKTLHIDISAAGNHYDEIYLNQESKNQGGYNDTIFHLGGKVLGTKATPTDVDGKALPTYGYQTSAVVDPWKQIKQDNERLIAGTSSANLISLEEGIAANVPNEEPESRAARERNLEVSGMFLNKRAGSDDNFLFSIASESENMKIGHETGILEFDLTQNNRTGGEGVLGHVRIPSMDLNQPAPXAGTSSANLISLEEGIAANVPNEEPESRAARERNLEIGHETGILEFDLTQNNRTGGEGVLGHVRIPSMDLNQPAPAPVSDTYDLKILSVEREDSPQSIPHAKMNSDDTVFLSEEAEANTGEKENSCKDTLFVEMEASVYGLQIIKNADLEDLTELGSGTYGTVYHGTWRGTDVAIKRIRKSCFAGRSSEQERLTKYFWREAQILSNLHHPNVVAFYGIVPDGTGGTLATVTEFMVNGSLRHALLKKDRLLDFRKKIIIAMDAAFGMEYLHSKNIVHFDLKCENLLVNLRDPQRPICKVGDLGLSRIKRNTLVSGGVRGTLPWMAPELLNGSSTRVSEKVDVFSYGISLWEILTGEEPYADMHCGAIIGGIVKNTLRPPIPKTCSPDWRNLMEQCWSVDPDSRPPFTEITSRLRTMSMDLVTKSKRRENKP; encoded by the exons ATGTCAGATAGATGGGCTAGGCAAAACGCGGAACAAGCAGCTGTCTTGGCTGAGAGAAGAAATGTGAATAAAAACGTTTCACTTCAGACTGGGGAAGAGTTTTCCATGGAGTTTCTCAAGGATCATCATCATACTCCTGTCCAATCTCCTGTCGTTTCAGGGAAAACTCATAACGATGGTAATAGATTTGGTGGGGACCTTTACTATCATCAGAATCACCTACCGGGGTATGACAGTGCTGCTGCTCGGTTTCATGAAATGAGGAGGATTGAATCTGAATGTCCTTCTTCTGATGCTTATGATTTTGGACGAGACCCGAGGTCTTCTTCTATACGGGTTGAGAATGGTTATGTGCCTCATTTTAGTGCTTACCACAATGTAGGTGGTGAAAACGAAGTTATAACTAGGAAAGCTTTTGGTGAAATAAATTCCAACCGAGGAGATGTCACGGGAAGGTCTGCCCCTTGTGCATTCTTACCAGAGCGTGTTCAGTCCAACAACTATactggcggaggaggaggaggaggagatttcGATAGATTCGGAAAAGTTAAGTTTCTTTGCAGTTTTGGTGGGAGAATTATGCCAAGATCCACTGATGAAAAACTTAAATACGTTGGAGGAGAGACGCATATTATTTCTATCCGCAAGAACCTTTCTTGGGAAGAACTCAAGAAGAAGACATCAGCTATATGCCAACAACCTCATTCAATCAAGTATCAGCTTCCAGGGGATGAGCTTGACTCCTTAATATCGGTATCTTCGGATGAGGATCTTCAGAATATGATTGAAGAGTACAATGGACTAGAAAGACTCGAGGGTTCACAAAGGCCAAGACTGTTCCTGATTCCTATAGGGGAGCCTGAAAGAAAAGTTCAGCAGACCACTCCTGATAGCCAATATGCTGCAGCTATAAATTCTAATGCTGTTGTTGGTCAGACTTTGGTTGGTGATACACGTTATCATGTAAACAATTTGGATCGCAATCCAAGTTTCCGTAAACAAGCACCGGGTCAGATGCTCAGACTGGATACCGCTACTATGCACCCGAATCCTCTTTTCAATGGAGTTCAATATAACATGCCTACCTATCCATCACCTCCTGTTTCTCCTTCACCATTCCAGCAAAGGGATTCAAATGGTGTATACTCACCATTCCCTGGAAATAACTCCAGTTCCGAGAGTAATAATTCCTTCAGTCCAGCTCAACCAGAGACACCTAGCTTTGAGGCGATTGATTCCAAATATCATCAACAGCGACCACTACCTTCAGTAAACTGTCAGCCTAACAAACATGAGGCAGAGAACCTATATGGGATGCAATTCCAGAATGGCTTCAATGAAAAACTTGTTACTCCCAGTTCTAGCCATGTTGATACACTTTGCTTTAACCCTGAGAGGTCTGTGAATAGTGGAAGGGTCTACAGCGATAAAGCGAGCATGCCCGAGGAATCTAAGGTCTCCTTCTCTGGGTCTACAAATTCAAATGATTCTTGCTTGGGGATCCCACACTCGTACTCAGACTCTACACTAGAGATTAATGGTGGACACTCTAATTACTTTTCACAAGAGAGACAAAGTCCATCTTCAACTTTGAACTTTACAAAGAAGCAAACACAAGAAAAGCCAGTGCAGGTGCATAGGAATAATGATCTAGCTGACCGTCGTACACAAAGCGATATACTCGATATGAAGTCCACTGAGGGAGGAGAGACTATGTTTAAATTTTCACCAAGGCCAGGAGGACCAGGACTATCCGGTGAAAACAAGACATTGCATATAGACATTTCTGCTGCAGGCAATCATTATGATGAGATTTATCTAAatcaagaatccaagaatcaagGAGGGTACAATGACACGATTTTTCATCTAGGAGGGAAAGTTTTGGGGACAAAAGCAACGCCTACTGACGTGGACGGTAAGGCTTTGCCTACATATGGATACCAAACCTCAGCGGTTGTTGATCCATGGAAGCAAATAAAGCAAGATAATGAGCGTTTGATTGCTGGAACCTCATCTGCTAATCTAATTTCCTTAGAGGAAGGCATTGCAGCTAATGTCCCAAATGAGGAACCTGAATCTCGTGCTGCTCGGGAAAGGAATTTGGAAGTTTCAGGGATGTTTTTAAATAAGAGAGCAGGCTCTGATGATAATTTCTTGTTCAGCATCGCCTCTGAATCAGAAAACATGAAGATTGGTCATGAGACTGGGATCTTAGAATTTGATTTAACACAAAACAAT AGAACAGGAGGAGAAGGTGTCTTAGGCCATGTGAGAATCCCAAGCATGGATTTGAATCAGCCAGCGCCGGNTGCTGGAACCTCATCTGCTAATCTAATTTCCTTAGAGGAAGGCATTGCAGCTAATGTCCCAAATGAGGAACCTGAATCTCGTGCTGCTCGGGAAAGGAATTTGGAA ATTGGTCATGAGACTGGGATCTTAGAATTTGATTTAACACAAAACAAT AGAACAGGAGGAGAAGGTGTCTTAGGCCATGTGAGAATCCCAAGCATGGATTTGAATCAGCCAGCGCCGGCCCCAGTAAGCGACACTTATGATCTGAAGATACTATCTGTCGAAAGGGAAGATTCACCACAAAGCATTCCACACGCAAAGATGAACAGTGATGATACAGTATTCCTTTCTGAG GAAGCTGAAGCAAATACCGGCGAGAAAGAGAACAGTTGTAAAGACACACTCTTCGTTGAAATGGAAGCCAGTGTTTATGGCTTGCAG ATAATAAAGAACGCTGATCTTGAAGACCTAACAGAACTGGGATCCGGGACATATGGAACTGTCTACCATGGAACATGGCGGGGAACGGATGTTGCGAtaaagagaataagaaaaagCTGCTTTGCAGGGAGATCATCGGAACAAGAACGCTTG ACCAAATATTTCTGGAGGGAAGCACAGATACTCTCAAATCTTCATCACCCAAATGTAGTTGCATTCTACGGTATAGTCCCTGATGGAACTGGGGGAACTTTGGCAACTGTTACAGAGTTTATGGTGAATGGGTCACTCAGGCATGCTCTTCTCAAAAAGGACAG GTTGCTTGATTTTCGGAAAAAGATAATAATTGCGATGGATGCTGCTTTTGGGATGGAGTATTTGCACTCGAAGAACATTGTTCACTTTGATCTCAAATGCGAAAACTTACTAGTCAATCTAAGGGATCCACAACGGCCTATATGCAAG GTGGGAGATCTTGGCTTATCTAGAATCAAACGTAACACTTTGGTATCTGGGGGAGTCAGAGGAACACTTCCATGGATGGCCCCAGAACTCTTGAACGGAAGCAGCACCCGGGTTTCTGAGAAA GTCGATGTTTTTTCATATGGGATCTCACTGTGGGAGATTCTAACTGGAGAGGAACCTTACGCAGACATGCACTGTGGAGCAATCATTG GCGGTATCGTAAAGAACACACTTCGACCTCCCATACCAAAAACCTGTTCTCCGGATTGGAGAAACCTGATGGAACAATGCTGGTCCGTAGACCCGGATTCACGTCCTCCATTCACCGAGATAACATCCCGACTTCGGACCATGTCAATGGATCTCGtcacaaaaagcaaaagaagagaaaataaaccCTGA